The following proteins are co-located in the Heptranchias perlo isolate sHepPer1 chromosome 30, sHepPer1.hap1, whole genome shotgun sequence genome:
- the LOC137300195 gene encoding C1q-related factor-like has translation MVLILVIVIPVLVNSLGTAAHYEMLGTCRMVCEPYLGNNPSASPGAEALTEHGLVSPPSTLVQGPQGKPGRPGKPGPPGPPGETGAPGPMGPVGEKGEAGRPGLPGTPGSGTGAISAATYSTVPRVAFYAGLKNPHEGYEILKFDDVVTNLGNHYDGSSGKFTCSIPGTYFFTYHVLMRGGDGTSMWADLCKNGQVRSSAIAQDADQNYDYASNSVILHLDAGDEVYIKLDGGKAHGGNNNKYSTFSGFIIYTD, from the exons ATGGTGTTGATTCTGGTGATCGTGATCCCGGTGCTGGTCAACTCTCTGGGCACGGCTGCCCACTACGAGATGCTGGGCACCTGCAGGATGGTGTGCGAGCCATACCTGGGCAACAACCCCAGTGCCAGCCCGGGGGCCGAAGCTCTGACCGAGCACGGCTTGGTCTCGCCGCCCTCCACCCTGGTCCAGGGACCTCAAGGGAAACCTGGACGTCCTGGGAAACCAGGGCCACCTGGGCCACCCGGAGAGACGGGAGCACCGGGGCCAATGGGACcggtgggggagaagggagaagCAGGTAGACCAGGGCTGCCTGGCACCCCTGGATCCGGGACAGGTGCCATCAGCGCGGCCACCTACAGCACGGTGCCCAGGGTGGCATTCTACGCCGGCCTGAAGAACCCCCACGAAGGCTACGAGATCCTCAAGTTTGACGACGTGGTGACCAATTTGGGCAACCACTATGACGGTTCAAGCGGCAAATTCACCTGCTCCATCCCGGGCACCTACTTCTTCACTTACCATGTCCTGATGCGGGGCGGAGATGGCACCAGTATGTGGGCAGACCTCTGCAAGAATGGCCAG GTCCGCTCCAGTGCCATTGCCCAGGACGCTGACCAGAACTATGACTACGCCAGTAACAGTGTCATCCTGCACCTGGACGCGGGGGATGAGGTCTACATCAAGCTGGACGGGGGCAAAGCTCACGGGGGCAACAACAACAAGTACAGCACCTTCTCAGGATTTATAATATACACGGACTGA